A single genomic interval of Chiloscyllium punctatum isolate Juve2018m chromosome 35, sChiPun1.3, whole genome shotgun sequence harbors:
- the LOC140459568 gene encoding probable G-protein coupled receptor 139 encodes MTRTAHSIPAVAAGRFFPIQPLTREIRSTIYKAYIQTERDCLQKLVTHYCPLKMRDLVRTVRKIFYLVLGVIGFPVNLATVGILFRCKCGLSSCSTRYLLAMAVVDLLVVIIEIILKRIKHDFFPPSFLDITPVCSVHAVLRRLLIDCSVWFTIAFTFDRYITICCEKLKIKYCTQKTATVVLTTIGCLFFLKNIPVYFRFVPYKIIGNVPWYCENSDAYYYDPVWRGFNNFEKILTPIFPFFLILFLNALTVKHILVASRVRKGLKGQSNRENSSDPEMESRRQCIILLFVISGNFIILWLLYILNYFGIDDPLDRDGEYAFKRVAYMLRNLNCCTNAIVYVASLSKFREKLRNPLEAIFA; translated from the exons atgaccagaactgcacacagtattccagctgtggccgcAGGGCGGTTTTTCCCGATTCAGCCCCTTACTCGTGAAATCCGGTcgaccatctacaaggcatac ATTCAAACTGAGAGGGATTGCCTGCAGAAGTTAGTGACACATTACTGCCCACTGAAAATGCGCGATCTGGTTCGAACAGTGAGAAAAATATTCTACCTAGTGCTCGGCGTCATTGGCTTTCCCG TCAATTTAGCGACGGTTGGAATCCTATTTCGGTGTAAGTGTGGTCTCTCATCCTGCAGCACGCGTTATCTGCTGGCCATGGCGGTGGTGGATCTATTGGTCGTTATCATTGAGATCATACTCAAAAGAATCAAACATGATTTTTTCCCACCATCATTCTTGGACATTACCCCTGTGTGTTCTGTTCACGCTGTTCTGCGCCGTCTACTCAtcgactgttctgtctggttcaccatcgctttcacctttgatcgatatATCACCATTTGTTGtgagaaactgaaaattaaataCTGCACTCAAAAAACTGCAACTGTCGTTCTCACAACAATCGGCTGTCTGTTTTTTCTAAAAAATATTCCTGTCTACTTCAGGTTTGTACCATATAAGATCATTGGCAATGTACCATGGTACTGTGAGAATTCAGATGCATACTATTATGACCCTGTGTGGAGAGGATTTAACAACTTTGAGAAGATTCTAACACCAATATTCCCtttctttttaattctgttcctcAACGCTCTGACAGTCAAACACATTTTAGTGGCCAGTCGAGTCCGGAAAGGTCTGAAGGGTCAGAGTAATAGAGAAAATTCtagtgacccagagatggagagtaGAAGGCAGTGTATAATTTTACTTTTCGTCATTTCTGGAAACTTCATAATTTTGTGGCTGTTATATATTTTAAATTATTTCGGTATTGATGATCCTTTAGATAGGGATGGGGAATATGCATTTAAAAGAGTTGCATACATGCTGCGAAATTTGAATTGCTGTACGAACGCCATTGTCTATGTGGCATCTCTGTCCAAGTTCAGAGAGAAGCTCAGGAACCCACTGGAAGCTATTTTTGCTTGA